The following are encoded in a window of Carya illinoinensis cultivar Pawnee chromosome 15, C.illinoinensisPawnee_v1, whole genome shotgun sequence genomic DNA:
- the LOC122297392 gene encoding protein DETOXIFICATION 54 translates to MADDDADFTSHKSPSASQVVEELKELWLMAMPVTGTNFMAFFRAVVSVVFLGRLGSLELAGGALSIGFTNITGYSVLVGLASGLEPVCSQAYGSKNWDLLSLSLQRMVFILLLAIIPISLLWVNLETIMIFLGQDKEITAMAATYCIYSLPDLLTNTLLQPLRVFLRSQQVTRPMMYCSLLAVTFHVPLNIFIVTVMGLGVPGVAMASVLTNLNMVVLMAGYVWWTGRKSGTELRWTAGTSIDLKGMLCGVGPLLKLAVPSGLGICLEWWWYEIVTVMAGYLPNPRIAVAATGILIQTTSMMYTVPMALAGCASARVGNDLGSGKPYKAKLAAMVALGCAFVIGVINVTWTVILRQRWAGLFTKDELVQALVASVMPIMGLCELGNCPQTTGCGILRGTARPAVGARINLWSFYFVGTPVAVGLAFWLKVGFSGLWFGLLSAQVACVVSILYVVLFRTDWEAEAFKARDLTGLEMNACNGVTDEECEKDEESKRLLVNGKNRDDLC, encoded by the exons ATGGCAGATGACGACGCTGATTTCACTTCCCACAAATCCCCGTCTGCTTCACAG GTAGTGGAAGAACTGAAAGAGCTATGGCTTATGGCCATGCCAGTCACGGGTACCAACTTCATGGCCTTTTTTAGAGCCGTGGTATCGGTTGTGTTCTTGGGACGGCTCGGCAGCCTAGAGCTCGCCGGAGGAGCACTCTCTATCGGTTTCACCAACATAACCGGTTACTCTGTTCTCGTCGGCCTCGCCTCAGGGCTTGAACCGGTATGCAGCCAAGCCTACGGTAGCAAAAACTGGGACCtactctccctctccctccagCGCATGGTCTTCATACTCTTACTCGCCATCATACCTATCAGCCTCTTGTGGGTCAATCTGGAAACCATCATGATTTTTCTGGGACAGGATAAGGAAATCACTGCAATGGCCGCAACCTACTGTATCTACTCCCTCCCGGACCTCTTAACGAACACGCTGCTGCAGCCGCTAAGGGTTTTTCTAAGGTCGCAGCAGGTGACCCGGCCCATGATGTACTGCTCCCTATTGGCGGTGACCTTTCATGTCCCGCTGAATATATTCATAGTAACGGTAATGGGTCTGGGAGTCCCCGGCGTGGCTATGGCTTCGGTGCTGACGAACCTGAACATGGTTGTGCTGATGGCAGGGTACGTGTGGTGGACGGGGAGGAAGTCCGGAACGGAGTTGAGATGGACAGCCGGGACATCGATCGATTTAAAAGGCATGTTGTGTGGGGTGGGACCTCTGTTGAAACTAGCGGTGCCGAGCGGTCTGGGAATATGCTTGGAGTGGTGGTGGTACGAGATAGTGACGGTGATGGCTGGGTACTTGCCGAATCCAAGAATAGCAGTGGCTGCCACTGGGATTCTCATTCAGACCACTAGTATGATGTACACTGTCCCTATGGCCCTCGCTGGATGCGCCTCCGCCCGA GTAGGGAATGATCTTGGGTCTGGGAAGCCATACAAGGCCAAGTTAGCAGCCATGGTTGCATTGGGATGTGCCTTTGTGATAGGCGTCATCAACGTGACATGGACGGTGATCCTCAGACAACGATGGGCGGGCCTCTTCACAAAAGACGAGCTAGTCCAAGCCCTGGTTGCATCTGTCATGCCTATCATGGGACTGTGTGAGCTTGGAAACTGCCCACAAACCACAGGCTGTGGCATACTGCGCGGCACGGCACGCCCAGCCGTTGGTGCACGTATCAATTTGTGGTCATTTTACTTTGTGGGGACGCCTGTGGCGGTGGGCCTAGCCTTCTGGCTGAAGGTTGGGTTCAGTGGGTTGTGGTTCGGACTCCTCTCTGCTCAAGTGGCTTGTGTTGTCTCAATCCTCTATGTTGTGCTATTCCGTACGGATTGGGAGGCAGAGGCTTTCAAGGCTAGGGATCTCACTGGGTTGGAGATGAATGCATGCAATGGAGTAACTGATGAAGAATGTGAGAAAGATGAGGAAAGTAAAAGGCTGTTGGTAAATGGGAAAAACAGAGATGATCTCTGCTAG